Proteins from a single region of Leuconostoc gasicomitatum LMG 18811:
- a CDS encoding PTS ascorbate transporter subunit IIC — MSSIFAGILNIWAFFANNILTQPAYMIGFIVLIGYMLEKKPWYESLAGFLKATIGYMILMVGSTGLVTSFRPILTGLKDRFHLTATVIDPYFGQNAVTDGLEKTFGRSFGDVMILLLIAFVFNILLVRFSKYTKLRAVFTTGNVQVQQAATAFWIILFAIPSLGRIEVLLVMGIILGLYWAVGSNMTIKPIQQLTDGGGFAIAHQQMFGIALVAWISDKMKKSSVKKGQQSSKRLEDVILPGFLRIFNENMVATAILMFLFFGIIMVVLGPSYFHQVFITSKGASGLPSGASFFFYILTTSLGFAVNLAILQLGVRTFVGELTESFTGISDTILPNSVPGIDVAATFAFGEQNAVTIGFLFGALGQFLAIGALMICHSPTIIIAGFIPLFFDNAVFGVIANNRAGAKAAMILPFFSGIIQVMGAALISTWIGMSKFGGYLGMFDWDTVWPGFAVILKYLGYFGVVVVAALLLIIPQLEYRKDPKNYFLMVEDYEAYKKNKGID; from the coding sequence ATGAGTAGTATATTTGCAGGAATATTAAATATTTGGGCATTTTTTGCCAACAATATTTTGACACAACCAGCCTACATGATCGGATTCATTGTGTTGATTGGTTATATGTTAGAAAAGAAACCTTGGTATGAAAGTTTAGCTGGTTTTTTGAAAGCAACAATTGGCTATATGATTTTGATGGTGGGTTCCACTGGATTGGTTACCAGTTTTCGACCAATATTAACGGGTTTGAAAGACCGATTTCACCTAACAGCCACAGTGATTGACCCATACTTTGGTCAAAATGCTGTGACCGATGGTCTAGAAAAGACATTTGGTAGATCATTTGGGGATGTCATGATTCTATTGTTGATAGCCTTTGTTTTCAACATTTTACTGGTTCGTTTTTCAAAATATACGAAATTACGTGCCGTATTTACAACTGGAAACGTACAGGTTCAACAAGCAGCAACCGCATTTTGGATTATATTGTTTGCTATTCCTAGTTTGGGGCGCATTGAAGTTTTGCTAGTTATGGGTATTATTCTTGGCTTGTACTGGGCTGTTGGATCTAACATGACAATTAAGCCGATACAGCAGTTAACTGATGGCGGAGGTTTCGCCATTGCCCATCAACAAATGTTTGGGATAGCGCTTGTGGCTTGGATTTCTGACAAAATGAAGAAATCATCTGTTAAAAAAGGTCAGCAATCATCAAAACGTTTGGAAGATGTTATCTTACCAGGATTTTTGAGAATATTTAATGAAAATATGGTAGCGACAGCCATTCTGATGTTTTTGTTTTTCGGCATTATCATGGTAGTCTTAGGACCAAGTTATTTCCATCAAGTGTTTATTACGAGTAAAGGGGCATCAGGACTCCCTAGTGGTGCAAGTTTCTTCTTCTATATTTTAACAACATCATTGGGATTTGCAGTTAATTTAGCCATTTTGCAACTGGGTGTGCGAACATTCGTTGGTGAATTGACAGAAAGCTTCACTGGCATCAGTGACACAATCTTACCAAACTCAGTTCCTGGTATTGATGTTGCCGCAACATTTGCTTTCGGTGAACAGAATGCTGTAACGATTGGCTTCTTATTTGGTGCATTAGGACAATTCTTAGCTATTGGTGCGCTAATGATTTGCCATTCACCCACGATTATTATTGCTGGTTTTATTCCGCTATTCTTTGATAATGCTGTCTTCGGTGTTATCGCCAATAATCGCGCGGGTGCTAAAGCCGCTATGATTTTGCCGTTTTTCTCTGGCATCATTCAAGTGATGGGCGCTGCCTTAATTTCAACGTGGATTGGTATGTCAAAATTTGGTGGTTATCTAGGAATGTTTGACTGGGACACTGTTTGGCCAGGATTTGCAGTTATTTTGAAATATTTAGGTTACTTTGGCGTTGTTGTTGTAGCTGCACTATTACTGATTATTCCACAACTTGAGTATCGTAAAGACCCTAAAAATTACTTTTTGATGGTTGAAGATTATGAAGCTTATAAAAAAAACAAAGGTATTGATTAA
- a CDS encoding PTS sugar transporter subunit IIA: MTMLKYFYDNDLVRIYDKTPTNWREAINVASENLKEKNIITDEYVREVIKNVETNGAYIVITPGVVMPHALATGQGVLGTGIGFAKFSEPVSFEDGNPDKQGKLFFTLAAKDETQHLENIQNLMTLLMTDGMIEALSDIETLADFVQVMSQFENIPAEQ, encoded by the coding sequence ATGACAATGCTCAAATATTTTTACGACAATGATTTAGTACGAATTTATGATAAGACACCTACAAATTGGCGTGAAGCAATCAATGTTGCAAGTGAAAATTTAAAAGAAAAGAACATCATCACTGACGAATACGTGCGTGAAGTGATTAAAAATGTTGAGACAAATGGTGCCTACATTGTTATCACACCCGGTGTTGTAATGCCCCATGCTTTGGCGACCGGACAAGGCGTATTAGGGACAGGTATTGGCTTTGCTAAATTTAGCGAACCAGTATCTTTCGAAGATGGTAATCCAGATAAACAAGGAAAATTGTTCTTTACGTTGGCAGCTAAGGATGAGACACAACATTTGGAAAATATTCAAAATTTGATGACGTTACTAATGACAGATGGCATGATTGAGGCCTTATCAGATATTGAAACGTTGGCAGACTTTGTTCAAGTGATGAGTCAATTTGAAAATATCCCTGCGGAGCAATGA
- a CDS encoding putative metal homeostasis protein, with protein MPEKNDLSSAYRRLKSPNAKTRDRALKLIKELKAKRNQKK; from the coding sequence ATGCCAGAAAAAAATGACCTCAGTAGCGCTTATCGGCGCTTAAAAAGTCCTAATGCTAAAACGAGAGATCGTGCTTTAAAGTTAATCAAGGAATTAAAAGCAAAAAGAAATCAAAAGAAATAA
- a CDS encoding L-ribulose-5-phosphate 3-epimerase yields the protein MVKLGINEKSLPAAMSWFDKLNFAKNQGFSFVEMSIDETDARIARLSWNKEQRFSLVKDIYQSGVSIDTMMLSALRRFPLGSENKAIYDQSFDMCQQAIILAKDLGIRNIQIAGYDEYYGSKTPLTHENFIENLQRVVNFAAEHQVMISIETMDDCFINSIAKIKNVKKSIVSPWLQAYPDLGNISAWPDNQPIEDLTQGLDSIIAIHVKDVLSVTDQTSGKFKDVPFGEGDVNFLGLFKALKRVGYQGTFTIEMWSENDIDADSKVVFAHDFIVDLLTQSGLLVEM from the coding sequence ATGGTGAAACTTGGAATTAACGAAAAATCATTGCCAGCAGCGATGTCATGGTTTGACAAATTAAATTTTGCTAAAAATCAAGGTTTTTCATTTGTAGAGATGTCTATTGATGAAACCGATGCTCGTATTGCGCGATTGAGTTGGAATAAAGAGCAGCGATTTAGCTTAGTTAAAGATATTTATCAATCTGGTGTATCCATTGACACGATGATGTTGTCGGCACTCAGAAGATTTCCGCTCGGTTCAGAAAACAAAGCCATCTATGATCAATCGTTTGATATGTGTCAACAAGCCATTATTTTAGCCAAAGATCTCGGTATAAGAAATATTCAAATTGCTGGTTATGATGAGTATTACGGTTCAAAAACACCACTGACACATGAAAACTTTATTGAAAATTTGCAACGTGTCGTGAATTTTGCAGCAGAACATCAAGTCATGATTTCTATTGAAACAATGGATGATTGTTTTATCAATTCAATTGCTAAAATAAAAAATGTCAAAAAATCTATTGTATCACCTTGGTTACAAGCTTACCCTGATCTAGGAAACATTTCGGCTTGGCCAGATAATCAGCCAATAGAAGATTTGACGCAAGGATTAGATAGCATTATTGCTATTCATGTAAAAGATGTGTTATCTGTCACTGATCAGACGTCTGGAAAATTTAAAGATGTGCCGTTTGGTGAAGGCGATGTTAATTTCCTGGGTTTGTTTAAAGCATTAAAGCGTGTTGGCTATCAAGGCACGTTCACAATTGAGATGTGGTCAGAAAATGATATAGATGCCGATAGCAAAGTCGTTTTTGCCCATGATTTCATTGTTGATTTATTAACGCAATCTGGTTTATTAGTGGAGATGTAA
- a CDS encoding PTS lactose/cellobiose transporter subunit IIA produces the protein MDDNYLNVVMGIIMNAGNAKGLAHEALEAAKLNDFEKADQLMTESSQALAEAHNVQSDMLTKEAQGDHTEVNLYMVHAQDHLMTAITYQDLVKELITLYKKNMNFA, from the coding sequence ATGGATGATAACTATTTGAACGTCGTCATGGGCATCATCATGAATGCTGGCAATGCAAAAGGATTAGCTCATGAAGCACTTGAAGCCGCTAAACTTAATGACTTTGAAAAAGCAGATCAATTAATGACAGAATCTAGCCAAGCGTTAGCAGAGGCACACAATGTCCAAAGTGATATGTTAACCAAAGAGGCGCAAGGCGATCATACTGAGGTCAATCTATATATGGTTCATGCACAGGATCACTTGATGACCGCTATTACCTATCAAGATCTGGTAAAAGAATTAATCACATTATACAAGAAAAATATGAATTTCGCTTAA
- a CDS encoding LacI family DNA-binding transcriptional regulator produces the protein MNDVASLAGVSRGSVSNYINGKKTKAETQAKIKEAIAALDYVPNAMARALKTSKSNFVVFIVPTVNSPFFSELSYHMQQELQRHAYKMILCNSNNTSEEEIEYIQMANAQKVAGLITMSYANVANLIDTSIPLVSIEKRVSQNVPLITSDNYMGGRLAGETLAKLGAKRLLFISKKPVKNISAVRERGFLDYCQENDIFADVFLARKKINFISDFKRFVKDNFVDQHFPYDGVFSDSDEYASDFYHILIQAGVQVPNQVQIIGFDGSRVYARQRITLSSIKQSTAHIAKYAVEKLLLQIESKNERTFLGETTVIPVSFEKGITTK, from the coding sequence ATGAATGATGTTGCTAGCTTGGCTGGTGTTTCAAGAGGATCAGTATCTAATTACATTAATGGTAAAAAGACTAAAGCAGAGACACAAGCTAAAATAAAAGAAGCCATTGCTGCCTTGGATTATGTTCCCAACGCAATGGCACGCGCCTTAAAAACGAGCAAATCAAATTTCGTCGTATTTATTGTCCCGACAGTGAACTCACCTTTTTTCTCGGAATTGAGTTATCATATGCAACAGGAGTTACAACGTCATGCTTATAAGATGATTTTATGTAATTCTAATAACACTTCAGAAGAAGAAATAGAATATATACAGATGGCTAATGCACAAAAGGTAGCTGGTTTAATTACGATGTCTTATGCCAATGTCGCTAACTTAATTGATACTAGCATTCCATTGGTTTCCATAGAAAAGCGTGTTTCTCAAAATGTACCACTAATTACATCAGATAATTATATGGGTGGTAGACTCGCTGGGGAAACGTTGGCAAAACTAGGGGCAAAGCGATTGCTGTTTATTTCTAAAAAACCTGTAAAGAATATTTCTGCAGTACGAGAAAGAGGGTTCTTAGATTATTGCCAAGAAAATGATATTTTTGCTGATGTTTTTCTAGCTAGAAAGAAAATAAATTTCATTAGTGACTTTAAGCGTTTTGTTAAGGATAACTTTGTTGACCAGCATTTTCCTTATGATGGGGTCTTTTCTGATTCTGATGAGTATGCAAGTGATTTCTATCATATACTCATTCAAGCAGGCGTTCAAGTTCCCAATCAAGTACAGATCATTGGGTTTGATGGATCGCGTGTGTATGCCAGACAAAGAATTACGTTATCATCAATCAAACAATCAACAGCTCATATTGCAAAATATGCGGTTGAGAAGTTACTATTACAAATCGAGTCTAAAAACGAACGTACTTTTTTGGGAGAGACGACCGTTATACCAGTATCATTTGAAAAGGGCATAACAACTAAGTAG
- a CDS encoding 3-keto-L-gulonate-6-phosphate decarboxylase UlaD gives MTKPNLQIALDQNTLADAIRIAHFAGSIVDIVEVGTILELQAGQDAIRVLRAMFPDKIIASDTKCADAGSTVAQNSKDAGADLMTVIDSATIATMKSAKTVLDGIQVELYSAWNWDLAEKWREIGIEQVIYHQSRDALLAGEVWGKKDLDIVKKFIDMGFKVSVTGGLNLDTIKLFKDVPVYTFIAGRAITGQADPALAAQKFQDEIKKYWS, from the coding sequence ATGACAAAACCTAATTTACAAATTGCCTTAGATCAAAATACGTTAGCAGACGCGATTAGAATAGCGCATTTTGCTGGTTCTATTGTTGACATTGTTGAAGTGGGAACAATTTTAGAATTACAAGCAGGGCAAGATGCAATTCGTGTTCTTCGGGCAATGTTTCCAGATAAAATTATTGCCTCTGACACGAAATGTGCCGATGCTGGCTCGACAGTCGCACAGAATTCTAAAGATGCCGGCGCTGATTTGATGACTGTGATTGATTCTGCAACGATCGCGACTATGAAGTCAGCAAAAACAGTGTTAGATGGTATTCAAGTCGAGTTATATTCGGCATGGAACTGGGATCTAGCTGAAAAATGGCGAGAAATTGGTATTGAACAGGTTATTTATCATCAAAGCCGTGACGCATTGCTTGCTGGAGAGGTTTGGGGAAAAAAAGATCTAGACATTGTGAAGAAATTTATTGATATGGGCTTTAAAGTCTCTGTAACTGGCGGTTTGAATTTAGATACTATCAAACTCTTTAAAGATGTGCCGGTTTATACGTTTATTGCAGGTCGTGCGATTACTGGTCAGGCTGATCCAGCTTTAGCTGCGCAAAAATTCCAGGATGAAATTAAAAAGTACTGGTCATAA
- a CDS encoding Cof-type HAD-IIB family hydrolase, with translation MTNIQMIALDMDNTLLLPNKTLSEKSTHVLKKLHQNGKKIVLTTGRPFPNVKNFIAQLDLNQPNDHVILFNGGLIKNIRTDQNILDKHFVVKDVIDVFNVIANLNLPVDIVSQESVFSIKDFGQSHYVDLVGQLIPYFQSTLSQLPQTITFNKFVVCANESELDYLEKVLQHTPLLRQNLSFVRSRRMLLEFIPKGVNKGTALSKLLAHFSLTPENLMAFGDEENDFAMLKLAKVSVAMANAIPSIKQVANHTTKSNQQDGVAVFLETYFD, from the coding sequence ATGACAAATATTCAAATGATTGCTTTAGATATGGATAATACTTTGCTACTGCCAAATAAAACACTATCTGAGAAAAGCACTCACGTGCTAAAAAAATTACATCAAAATGGTAAAAAAATAGTTTTAACTACCGGTCGGCCATTTCCTAACGTCAAAAATTTTATTGCACAATTAGATTTGAATCAGCCAAATGATCACGTTATTTTATTTAATGGTGGTTTAATTAAAAACATCCGCACTGATCAAAATATTTTAGATAAACATTTTGTTGTCAAAGATGTGATCGACGTATTTAACGTGATAGCTAATTTGAATTTACCTGTTGATATTGTGAGCCAGGAGAGCGTTTTTTCAATTAAAGATTTTGGTCAATCACATTATGTTGATTTGGTGGGTCAATTAATTCCTTATTTTCAATCGACATTAAGTCAATTACCACAAACCATAACATTCAATAAGTTTGTTGTTTGTGCAAATGAATCGGAATTAGATTACTTAGAAAAGGTTCTTCAACATACACCACTTCTAAGGCAAAACCTATCTTTTGTTCGTTCAAGGCGTATGTTATTAGAATTCATTCCCAAGGGTGTTAATAAAGGCACTGCTTTATCAAAATTACTGGCTCATTTTTCGTTAACACCAGAAAATTTAATGGCGTTTGGTGATGAGGAAAACGACTTCGCCATGCTCAAACTAGCAAAAGTCAGTGTTGCTATGGCTAATGCTATTCCAAGTATTAAACAAGTTGCTAATCATACGACTAAAAGCAACCAACAAGATGGTGTGGCTGTGTTTTTAGAAACATACTTTGATTAA
- a CDS encoding PTS sugar transporter subunit IIB, producing the protein MNILVSCANGSGTSLMMMKSVEKSMKKLGIPVTKINHTSIAEGKSTAAQYDAVFTPLNFVDMFADVAKKGVTVVGVKNVMSDKEITQRIIDETNFEEKYKK; encoded by the coding sequence ATGAATATTTTAGTATCTTGTGCTAATGGTTCTGGTACCAGTTTAATGATGATGAAGAGTGTCGAAAAATCAATGAAAAAACTAGGCATTCCAGTAACGAAGATTAATCATACTAGTATTGCCGAGGGAAAATCGACAGCTGCCCAATATGACGCAGTTTTTACCCCTTTAAACTTTGTAGATATGTTTGCAGATGTTGCAAAAAAAGGCGTGACAGTTGTTGGTGTGAAAAATGTTATGAGTGATAAAGAAATTACACAACGTATTATTGATGAAACTAATTTTGAAGAAAAATATAAAAAGTGA
- the ulaG gene encoding L-ascorbate 6-phosphate lactonase, with the protein MSKATNIEEATRENWIENTFPEWGTWLNEEIEQAKVPEKNFKMWWLANNGIWLKTHENTNILVDLWNGTGKQTHGSGLMKQGHQMMRMSGVQKMQPNLRLQPFVIDPYAVKNVDALLVTHIHSDHLDINTAAAVLQNSGPETKFIGPQAVVDIWESWGVPSERTVVVHPGDEVKVKSVTIKALEAFDRTALLTVNSDVQIKDSLPQDMNEIAVNYLFKTTGGNLYHAADSHMSNMFAKHGNENDVDVEIINYGENPRGITDKVTSLDVLRSAEDLKAKVVIPVHYDIWSNFDADPQEIVEIWKMKKDTLDYKFHPFIWKVGGSYTFPQDKDRVQYHYDRGFSDVFSTDNDVPFPSFL; encoded by the coding sequence ATGTCAAAAGCAACAAACATTGAAGAAGCAACACGTGAAAATTGGATTGAAAACACGTTTCCGGAGTGGGGAACTTGGTTGAATGAAGAAATTGAACAGGCAAAGGTGCCTGAAAAGAATTTCAAAATGTGGTGGTTAGCTAATAATGGTATTTGGTTAAAAACACACGAAAACACCAATATCTTAGTAGATTTATGGAATGGAACAGGCAAGCAAACTCATGGCTCAGGATTAATGAAACAAGGGCATCAAATGATGCGGATGAGTGGTGTCCAAAAAATGCAACCTAATTTAAGGTTACAACCATTTGTTATTGATCCTTATGCCGTTAAAAATGTTGATGCTTTGCTTGTGACGCATATCCATTCAGATCACTTAGATATTAATACCGCCGCTGCTGTTTTACAAAATAGTGGTCCAGAGACGAAATTCATTGGACCACAAGCTGTGGTTGATATTTGGGAAAGTTGGGGTGTGCCATCGGAGCGAACCGTTGTGGTTCATCCAGGTGACGAAGTCAAAGTGAAGTCAGTAACAATTAAAGCGTTGGAAGCATTTGATCGTACGGCTCTTTTGACAGTAAACTCAGATGTTCAAATAAAGGATTCATTGCCTCAAGATATGAATGAAATTGCTGTCAACTACTTATTCAAGACAACAGGTGGCAATTTGTATCATGCTGCTGACTCACATATGTCAAATATGTTTGCTAAGCATGGTAATGAAAATGATGTTGATGTCGAAATTATTAACTATGGTGAAAATCCACGTGGTATTACTGACAAAGTCACATCTTTGGATGTTCTACGTTCGGCAGAAGACTTGAAAGCCAAAGTTGTTATTCCAGTACATTATGATATTTGGTCTAACTTTGATGCCGATCCACAAGAAATTGTTGAAATTTGGAAAATGAAAAAGGATACATTGGACTATAAATTCCATCCATTTATTTGGAAGGTTGGCGGTAGCTATACCTTTCCACAAGATAAAGATAGGGTCCAATATCATTATGACCGAGGCTTCTCAGATGTCTTCTCAACAGATAATGACGTACCATTTCCATCATTCCTATAA
- a CDS encoding Fur family transcriptional regulator: MKASKLMVDNTLKYNKGLDILKQSTFRITKQRKDLLAYLSKFETTYIPVTEVDAYMQKLYPNASHTTTYRNIKEFSDLGIIEQRTEDGQLNVKFQCDFVTPHHGHFFCQNCHRVIKLDATLAPKLQADLAQFVVLTVKLEIFGLCDKCQKNQAS, encoded by the coding sequence ATGAAAGCGTCAAAACTAATGGTTGATAATACTTTAAAATATAATAAAGGTCTCGATATCCTTAAGCAAAGTACTTTTCGTATCACAAAACAACGTAAAGACTTGTTGGCATACTTATCAAAATTCGAAACAACATACATTCCTGTGACTGAAGTTGATGCATATATGCAGAAATTATACCCAAATGCTAGTCATACGACTACCTACCGCAATATTAAAGAATTTAGTGATTTAGGGATTATTGAACAACGGACTGAAGATGGCCAATTAAACGTTAAATTCCAATGTGATTTTGTAACACCTCATCATGGTCATTTCTTTTGTCAAAACTGCCATCGCGTGATTAAACTTGACGCGACATTGGCGCCTAAATTACAGGCTGATTTAGCACAATTCGTTGTTTTAACTGTCAAATTAGAAATATTTGGTTTATGTGATAAGTGTCAGAAAAATCAAGCGAGCTAA
- a CDS encoding L-ribulose-5-phosphate 4-epimerase, with translation MLEKLKQEVYNANMSLPKLELVTFTWGNVSGIDREKGLFVIKPSGVAYEQLQPADMVVVNLDGEVVEGNLNPSSDTPTHAYLYRHFKNIGGITHTHSPWGVSFAAAKMDIPAVSTTHADTFYGDIPCVPALNEEQIRSAYEMNTGAVIVSEFERRGIDPDATPAALVSQHGPFSWGPTPEKSVYNAKVLEVSAEISYHALQSTRSDIHVPQYLLDKHYYRKHGANAYYGQGSAQSMAHISHV, from the coding sequence ATGTTAGAAAAACTAAAACAAGAAGTCTACAATGCCAATATGTCGTTGCCCAAGTTAGAATTAGTGACTTTCACATGGGGCAATGTTTCAGGCATTGATCGTGAAAAAGGGTTATTTGTTATTAAGCCATCTGGTGTTGCGTATGAGCAATTGCAACCTGCTGATATGGTTGTTGTTAATTTAGATGGTGAGGTGGTTGAAGGTAACTTAAATCCATCAAGTGATACACCAACGCATGCCTATCTGTATCGCCATTTTAAAAATATTGGTGGTATTACACATACACACTCACCTTGGGGTGTGTCCTTTGCGGCAGCGAAAATGGATATTCCAGCGGTGAGCACAACCCATGCGGACACATTTTATGGTGATATTCCATGTGTACCGGCATTAAATGAAGAACAGATTCGATCAGCCTACGAGATGAATACGGGGGCAGTCATTGTATCAGAATTTGAACGTCGAGGGATAGATCCTGATGCGACACCAGCGGCATTAGTTAGTCAGCACGGACCATTTTCCTGGGGGCCAACACCTGAAAAATCAGTATATAATGCTAAAGTATTAGAAGTGTCAGCTGAAATTAGTTATCACGCACTGCAGTCAACACGATCTGATATTCACGTGCCACAGTACTTATTAGATAAACATTACTATCGCAAGCATGGTGCTAATGCTTATTATGGACAAGGTTCTGCACAATCAATGGCCCATATATCGCACGTATAA
- a CDS encoding APC family permease, with protein MDTNHNKKIGLFQLIMLGLGSLIGSGWLFGAWEASKIAGPASIISWVIGGIIIGTIAYNYIELGTMFPQSGGMSKYAQYTHGSLLGFIASWANWISLITLIPIESVAAVQYMSSWPWSWANWTQNFISNDSITTAGLLVVFAFIVIFTLLNYWSVALLTNFTSVISIFKIGVPILTIFMLTLSGFHPANYGTNLHEFMPYGTAPIFAATTVSGIIFSFNAFQTVINMGSEIENPKRNIGRGIAYSLIISGILYILLQSTFITSLNPAMIAKNGWHGINFSSPFADLAILLGIHWLSVLLYMDAFVSPFGTGVSFVASSSRTLAAMVSNNHIPKFVGKINQQYGTPRIAMVVNAILSMLMVSIFRSWGTLASVISTSTLIAYLTGPVTAVSLREMAPEFTRPFRAKLLKYMAPLSFILASLATYWAMWPTTVEVILVILLGLPFYFYYEWQHGFNKTKRAFKGSFWMIGYLIFISIMSYIGSKEFNGQNWIHYPLDFVFIIVGSLLFFYWGTVSSVMTKYFKQAQRVNAKVKK; from the coding sequence ATGGACACAAATCATAATAAAAAGATCGGACTGTTTCAGCTCATTATGCTAGGCCTAGGGTCACTTATCGGATCTGGTTGGTTATTTGGTGCTTGGGAGGCTTCAAAAATTGCCGGCCCCGCATCAATCATTTCTTGGGTAATTGGTGGGATCATTATTGGTACGATCGCTTACAATTATATTGAACTCGGAACGATGTTTCCACAATCAGGTGGCATGAGTAAGTACGCGCAATATACCCACGGCTCGCTGCTTGGCTTTATTGCCTCATGGGCAAACTGGATATCATTAATTACATTAATTCCTATCGAATCAGTTGCAGCGGTTCAATACATGAGTTCATGGCCTTGGTCATGGGCCAATTGGACGCAAAATTTCATCTCAAACGATTCAATTACAACAGCCGGTTTACTCGTTGTGTTTGCATTTATTGTTATTTTTACGTTACTCAATTATTGGTCTGTCGCACTATTAACTAACTTCACAAGTGTGATTTCTATTTTCAAAATTGGCGTACCTATACTAACAATATTTATGCTCACATTATCAGGATTTCACCCTGCAAATTATGGGACTAACCTGCACGAATTCATGCCTTACGGTACGGCACCTATATTTGCAGCAACGACAGTATCAGGTATCATATTCTCATTTAACGCTTTTCAAACAGTGATTAATATGGGTAGCGAAATTGAAAATCCCAAGCGTAACATTGGACGTGGCATTGCCTATTCTCTTATTATTAGTGGTATCTTATACATTTTACTGCAAAGTACTTTCATTACATCACTCAACCCAGCTATGATTGCTAAAAACGGTTGGCATGGTATTAACTTTTCATCGCCCTTCGCTGATTTGGCTATTTTGTTAGGTATTCATTGGCTTTCAGTGCTGCTATACATGGACGCTTTTGTGTCCCCTTTTGGAACTGGTGTGTCTTTTGTGGCATCTTCAAGTCGAACTTTGGCAGCAATGGTGTCAAACAATCACATCCCAAAATTTGTAGGTAAAATAAACCAACAATATGGCACACCACGTATCGCTATGGTTGTTAACGCTATTTTGAGCATGCTTATGGTGTCAATTTTCAGATCATGGGGAACACTTGCCAGTGTTATTTCAACATCAACATTAATTGCTTACTTAACCGGCCCAGTGACTGCTGTTTCATTGCGTGAAATGGCACCTGAATTCACAAGACCATTTCGTGCTAAATTGTTAAAATACATGGCCCCCTTATCTTTTATACTCGCATCTCTGGCTACTTATTGGGCTATGTGGCCTACAACCGTGGAAGTTATTTTAGTGATTCTGTTAGGGCTACCTTTTTACTTCTATTATGAATGGCAACACGGTTTTAATAAAACCAAGCGCGCTTTCAAAGGTAGCTTTTGGATGATTGGTTACTTAATTTTCATTTCTATTATGTCCTACATCGGATCAAAAGAATTCAATGGTCAAAACTGGATTCATTATCCGCTGGATTTTGTTTTCATTATTGTCGGTTCCCTTCTCTTTTTCTATTGGGGAACTGTTAGTTCAGTTATGACAAAATACTTTAAACAAGCACAACGTGTTAACGCAAAAGTTAAAAAATAA